A part of Quatrionicoccus australiensis genomic DNA contains:
- a CDS encoding flagellar hook assembly protein FlgD produces the protein MSTVNSTTSDADVIKTLNGSSSKSSSSNKAQDLQNSFLTMLTTQLRNQDPLNPMDNSQMTTQLAQISSLEGIQSLNTTLTSLLASYNTSQALQAAGAIGSQVLVSGNGLTLSKGAAQGGVTLPSAADKVTVTIKNSAGKVVQTQELGKQAAGTVAFQWDGKNASGTQLADGKYTFSVEASSGGKVVTTSPIQVGTVSAVVKSGSSFVLELSSGDTVAFSDVLQFM, from the coding sequence ATGAGTACCGTTAATTCGACAACGAGCGACGCAGATGTCATCAAGACCTTGAATGGCTCCAGTTCAAAGTCTTCGAGTTCAAACAAAGCCCAGGATCTGCAAAACAGCTTTCTGACCATGCTGACGACCCAGTTGCGGAATCAGGATCCCCTGAATCCAATGGATAACTCGCAGATGACGACACAGCTGGCACAGATCAGTTCGCTGGAAGGGATCCAGAGTCTGAATACGACGCTGACCAGTCTGCTGGCTTCCTACAATACCTCACAGGCTTTGCAGGCAGCTGGTGCAATCGGGTCTCAAGTGCTGGTTTCCGGTAACGGTCTGACTCTTAGCAAAGGCGCTGCGCAGGGTGGTGTCACGCTGCCCAGCGCGGCTGACAAGGTTACGGTCACGATCAAGAACAGCGCCGGAAAAGTCGTCCAGACCCAGGAATTGGGTAAGCAGGCTGCCGGCACTGTAGCCTTCCAGTGGGATGGCAAGAATGCCAGCGGTACTCAACTGGCTGACGGCAAATATACCTTCTCGGTTGAGGCCTCGTCTGGTGGGAAAGTAGTCACGACGAGCCCGATTCAGGTTGGCACGGTATCTGCTGTGGTGAAGAGCGGCTCGTCATTTGTTCTTGAGCTTAGCTCGGGCGATACGGTCGCATTCAGTGATGTTCTGCAATTCATGTAA
- the flgE gene encoding flagellar hook protein FlgE, which yields MAFQQGLSGLNTSSKALDVTSNNIANASTVGFKGASTHFADVYAASLNGSGASQVGIGAANSAIAQQYTQGNITTTSNSLDIAINGGGFFRMSQNGAVTYTRNGQFHVDAKGFIVNDQTDNLTGYPADANGNVVPTTAQPLQISTASIAPQATGSTSEGVTAQLQLDSTKSAPVTAWTAPTGTNAPETDTYNYSTALTIYDSLGNPHTATMYFVKSTPAATDPTGTTGAWDVHYQIDGTSEANVTSGASRLAFDSSGKLLTTMPLAFSIDLNQVITDTDPLDVNDASSPLAFNFDFTGTTQYGSSFAVNKLTQDGYAAGNLAGLSVGSDGIIKGNYSNGQTKNLGQVVLCNFTNPNGLLAMGNNSWIETADSGQPQIGTPDSGTLGVLQSGAVEDSNVDLTAELVNMIVQQRNYQANAQSIKTQDQIMQTLVNIR from the coding sequence ATGGCATTCCAACAAGGGCTGAGCGGCCTCAATACATCCTCCAAGGCGCTGGACGTCACCAGTAACAATATCGCGAATGCGAGTACGGTTGGTTTCAAGGGTGCATCCACCCATTTTGCCGACGTCTACGCCGCATCGCTTAACGGCAGCGGTGCTTCGCAGGTGGGTATCGGTGCGGCAAACAGCGCAATCGCCCAGCAATATACCCAGGGCAATATCACGACGACGAGCAACTCGCTGGATATCGCGATCAACGGCGGCGGTTTTTTCCGAATGAGTCAGAACGGCGCGGTGACCTATACCCGCAACGGGCAGTTTCACGTTGATGCCAAGGGGTTTATCGTAAATGACCAGACGGATAATCTGACTGGTTATCCGGCTGATGCGAATGGCAATGTCGTGCCGACGACGGCTCAGCCGCTGCAGATTTCGACCGCCAGCATTGCGCCGCAAGCAACGGGTTCTACCTCCGAGGGGGTTACGGCCCAACTTCAACTCGACTCGACGAAGAGCGCTCCGGTCACGGCGTGGACCGCACCGACCGGTACCAATGCTCCGGAAACGGATACTTATAACTATTCGACCGCGCTGACTATCTATGATTCGCTCGGTAATCCGCATACGGCCACGATGTATTTTGTGAAGAGCACGCCGGCGGCGACCGATCCGACTGGTACGACCGGGGCTTGGGATGTTCACTATCAGATTGATGGTACGAGCGAGGCCAATGTGACCAGCGGCGCTTCACGACTGGCGTTTGATTCAAGCGGCAAGTTGCTGACGACCATGCCGCTGGCGTTCTCCATCGACTTGAATCAGGTCATCACTGATACCGATCCGCTTGATGTCAATGATGCGAGCAGCCCTCTTGCCTTTAATTTCGATTTCACCGGCACAACCCAATACGGCAGTTCCTTCGCTGTCAACAAGCTGACCCAGGATGGTTATGCAGCCGGTAATCTGGCCGGATTGTCGGTTGGTAGCGATGGCATCATCAAGGGTAACTACAGCAACGGTCAAACCAAGAATCTGGGTCAGGTCGTTCTTTGCAATTTTACGAATCCGAACGGCTTGCTTGCCATGGGTAACAACTCATGGATCGAAACAGCGGATTCTGGCCAGCCCCAGATTGGTACGCCTGACAGTGGGACGCTGGGTGTCCTGCAGTCTGGTGCCGTGGAAGACTCCAATGTCGACCTGACCGCTGAGTTGGTCAACATGATCGTCCAGCAGCGCAATTATCAGGCGAATGCACAGTCAATCAAGACGCAGGACCAGATCATGCAGACCCTCGTCAATATTCGCTAA
- a CDS encoding flagellar basal body rod protein FlgF: MDRLIYTAMTGAKHVFMQQAGTANNLANASTIGFKSQEHRFRAVPVEGSGMPTRAFVVDASVSDVMDEGPLMFTGRNLDVAVNGKGWLAVQLPDGSEAYTRAGSLDVDVTGLLQTKGGYSVVGDGGPINIPPDNTIEIAPDGTVSVVPTFGTPNNANAIGRIKLVNPPEANMVRGADGLFRTRDGQAAPADQNVKLTSGTLEGSNVNVTDAMVNLISLSRQFEMQIKMLQTADTNAQRADQLLSLSS, from the coding sequence ATGGATCGTCTGATCTATACCGCGATGACCGGTGCCAAGCATGTCTTCATGCAGCAGGCCGGTACGGCAAATAATCTGGCCAATGCCAGCACGATTGGCTTCAAATCGCAGGAGCATCGTTTTCGTGCCGTGCCGGTGGAAGGCTCGGGCATGCCGACGCGGGCGTTTGTGGTCGATGCTTCAGTCAGTGATGTGATGGATGAAGGGCCTTTGATGTTCACCGGTCGCAATCTTGATGTTGCGGTGAATGGCAAAGGCTGGCTTGCCGTGCAGTTGCCCGATGGCAGCGAAGCCTATACGCGGGCAGGCAGTCTTGATGTCGATGTGACGGGCCTGCTGCAGACCAAGGGTGGATATTCGGTGGTTGGTGACGGTGGACCGATCAACATTCCACCCGACAACACGATCGAGATCGCACCGGATGGCACGGTATCAGTGGTGCCGACCTTTGGTACGCCGAATAACGCCAATGCGATTGGGCGGATCAAGCTGGTTAATCCGCCCGAAGCAAATATGGTGCGAGGCGCCGATGGCCTGTTCCGGACGCGCGATGGTCAGGCTGCACCGGCTGATCAGAACGTCAAGCTGACTTCCGGGACCCTGGAGGGCAGTAACGTGAATGTGACGGATGCGATGGTCAATCTGATCAGCCTCTCCCGCCAGTTCGAGATGCAGATAAAGATGTTGCAGACGGCAGATACCAACGCCCAGCGGGCCGATCAACTGTTGTCGCTAAGTTCCTGA
- the flgG gene encoding flagellar basal-body rod protein FlgG produces MIRSLWIARTGLDAQQTQLDVISNNLANVSTNGFKRGRAVFEDLLYQTLRQPGAQSSQQTQIPSGLQLGTGVRPVSTARIFTQGNLQKTDGTLDMAVQGNGFFQILLPDGTTGYTRDGSFQKDNQGQIVTSDGYPLQPNITIPANALSVTIGTDGTVSITQSGSSATTQIGSIQLATFINPGGLQSMGQNLFLETAASGTPTPNTPGTNGAGVVNQGYVETSNVNVAEELVTMIQTQRAYELNSKVVSTSDSMLARLTQL; encoded by the coding sequence ATGATTCGTTCCCTGTGGATTGCCCGTACAGGTCTGGATGCCCAGCAAACCCAGCTCGACGTTATCTCCAACAATTTGGCCAACGTCAGTACCAACGGTTTCAAACGCGGTCGCGCCGTTTTCGAGGATTTGCTTTACCAGACCCTGCGTCAGCCGGGCGCCCAGTCGTCGCAGCAGACGCAGATTCCGAGTGGCCTGCAGCTGGGTACCGGTGTGCGTCCGGTGTCGACGGCGCGAATTTTTACCCAGGGCAATCTCCAGAAAACCGACGGCACGCTGGATATGGCAGTCCAGGGTAACGGCTTCTTCCAGATTCTGCTGCCGGACGGGACGACGGGGTACACGCGGGATGGATCTTTCCAGAAAGATAACCAGGGGCAGATCGTTACTTCGGACGGTTATCCCTTGCAGCCCAACATCACGATTCCTGCGAATGCCTTGAGCGTGACGATTGGTACTGACGGCACTGTCTCGATTACGCAATCGGGCAGTTCGGCAACGACCCAGATTGGCAGCATTCAACTGGCAACCTTCATCAATCCGGGTGGCCTGCAGAGCATGGGGCAGAATCTCTTTCTTGAGACGGCCGCGAGCGGTACGCCAACCCCCAATACGCCGGGCACAAATGGGGCTGGCGTCGTCAATCAAGGTTACGTTGAAACTTCCAACGTCAATGTCGCGGAGGAACTGGTGACGATGATCCAGACTCAGCGTGCGTATGAACTCAACTCCAAGGTGGTGTCCACGTCTGACTCCATGCTTGCTCGCCTGACTCAGTTGTGA
- a CDS encoding flagellar basal body L-ring protein FlgH gives MKGFSWIAAIFCAACSTVPPTNVHQPMSARPAPRYEAALANGSIYQATSSRPLFEDRRARYVGDTITVTITESTSASTKSNDKLDKSNTSSASITGLNGVLGKSLVGLNYGTNSANSFSGKGEAANNNIFTGNMTVTVIDVYANGNLLVSGEKQLAIGHEQEYVRISGVVNPSFVSAANTIASSNIADARIEYKSSGQISDGLVMGWLARFFLNVMPF, from the coding sequence ATGAAAGGCTTTAGCTGGATTGCTGCGATTTTCTGTGCTGCTTGCAGCACGGTGCCACCGACGAATGTCCATCAGCCAATGTCGGCTCGTCCGGCTCCGCGTTACGAGGCGGCGTTAGCCAATGGATCGATTTATCAGGCGACGAGCAGTCGACCGCTGTTCGAGGACAGGCGGGCGCGTTATGTCGGCGATACGATTACTGTCACGATCACGGAAAGTACCTCTGCGTCGACCAAGTCGAATGACAAGCTCGACAAGTCGAATACTTCGAGTGCTTCGATTACCGGGCTGAACGGTGTTTTGGGTAAATCACTGGTTGGCCTGAATTATGGGACGAACAGCGCCAATTCATTTAGCGGCAAGGGCGAGGCGGCGAACAACAATATTTTCACCGGCAATATGACTGTTACGGTGATCGATGTCTATGCCAATGGCAATCTTCTTGTTTCCGGTGAAAAGCAGCTGGCGATTGGTCATGAGCAGGAATACGTGCGGATCTCCGGGGTGGTTAACCCGAGCTTCGTTAGTGCAGCCAATACCATCGCTTCGTCGAATATCGCGGATGCCCGCATCGAATACAAATCCTCCGGGCAGATCAGTGATGGGCTGGTTATGGGCTGGCTGGCACGTTTCTTCCTTAATGTGATGCCATTCTGA
- a CDS encoding flagellar basal body P-ring protein FlgI yields MKSNSGKVFRQAAIVAACLLPFWSQMAFAERIKDLASIQGVRNNQLIGYGIVVGLDNTGDQTTQTPFTTQAIGNMLSQMGINLTSDQASKLQLKNVAAAMITATMPPFAKPGQPIDVTVSSMGNAKSLRGGTLLMTQLKGADGQVYAIAQGNILVGGVGASSGGSKVTVNHLSAGRIPDGATVERAVPSALGQGGFVYYELSATDFGTVQNVVDAINKSMGPGTANAVDGRRIAVRAPEESDARVSFLGRVDNLDVKPVQSAAKVIVNPRTGSVVMNQRVTLDACAVAHGSLSVVVDAPNPAMGQGADIQVKQEGGSLMNVKAGASLAEVVKALNALGANPLDLLAILQAMKAAGALRADLEII; encoded by the coding sequence ATGAAGAGCAATAGCGGCAAAGTATTCCGGCAAGCGGCAATAGTGGCCGCCTGCCTGTTGCCGTTCTGGAGCCAGATGGCTTTTGCGGAACGCATCAAGGATCTGGCCAGTATCCAGGGGGTTCGCAACAACCAACTGATAGGCTACGGGATTGTCGTCGGGCTCGATAACACCGGCGACCAGACGACGCAGACCCCATTTACGACCCAAGCAATTGGCAACATGCTTTCGCAAATGGGGATCAATCTGACCTCCGATCAGGCATCCAAGCTGCAGTTGAAAAATGTCGCGGCGGCGATGATTACCGCAACCATGCCGCCTTTTGCCAAGCCCGGGCAGCCGATCGACGTGACTGTTTCATCCATGGGTAATGCCAAGAGTCTGCGTGGCGGCACGCTGTTGATGACGCAACTCAAGGGGGCGGACGGGCAGGTATATGCGATTGCCCAAGGCAATATCCTGGTGGGTGGTGTGGGGGCTTCTTCCGGTGGCTCAAAGGTTACAGTGAATCACCTATCGGCTGGACGCATACCTGATGGGGCGACGGTTGAACGAGCCGTCCCCTCGGCGCTTGGTCAAGGTGGATTCGTCTATTACGAGTTGAGTGCGACCGACTTCGGTACGGTGCAGAACGTCGTTGATGCCATCAACAAGAGCATGGGGCCGGGGACGGCCAATGCGGTTGATGGTCGGCGCATTGCTGTCCGAGCTCCGGAAGAGAGTGATGCACGGGTCTCCTTTCTCGGTCGGGTCGACAATCTCGATGTGAAGCCGGTGCAGAGTGCAGCCAAGGTCATTGTCAATCCGAGAACCGGATCCGTGGTCATGAATCAGCGTGTGACCCTGGATGCATGTGCTGTTGCGCATGGTAGTCTGTCCGTGGTTGTCGATGCGCCCAATCCGGCTATGGGTCAGGGCGCCGATATCCAGGTCAAGCAGGAGGGGGGCAGCTTGATGAACGTGAAGGCAGGAGCCAGTCTGGCCGAGGTGGTCAAGGCACTGAATGCACTGGGGGCGAATCCCCTGGATCTGCTGGCCATCCTGCAGGCCATGAAGGCCGCAGGTGCGCTGCGCGCTGATCTCGAAATCATCTGA
- the flgJ gene encoding flagellar assembly peptidoglycan hydrolase FlgJ translates to MSFKIQDSPNRAAFDVTSAQDLRAQFKKDPQQGLKAAAQQFETLFLQMVMKSMRDATPQDGMLDSDSTRFYNGLLDQQMAQNLSTSGKGIGFARLIEQQLGRNMISAEGQAALGAPANAAGNALPLTAADARHLQYTPVPSSLPTSAAYSSINTPTNSAATSAAVDVPASSKDFVNRVWPNAVEASRSTGIPPQFLVAQAALESAWGRSEIRRSDGSTSYNLFGIKAGKNWNGATVDAVTTEYVDGQAQQKIEKFRAYGSYDEAFRDYASLLRSNPRYSGVIGSQDGAEFAKGLQKAGYATDPAYAEKLSRIINGPTLRMALVG, encoded by the coding sequence ATGTCGTTCAAAATTCAGGACAGTCCGAATCGGGCAGCGTTCGACGTCACGTCGGCCCAGGATTTGCGCGCCCAGTTCAAGAAGGATCCGCAGCAGGGGCTAAAGGCGGCAGCCCAGCAATTCGAGACCTTGTTTCTGCAAATGGTCATGAAAAGCATGCGTGATGCAACGCCTCAGGATGGCATGCTTGATAGCGATTCAACACGTTTCTACAACGGCTTGCTTGATCAGCAGATGGCGCAGAATTTGTCGACCAGTGGCAAGGGAATTGGTTTTGCGCGTTTGATCGAGCAGCAGCTTGGACGCAACATGATTTCTGCGGAGGGGCAGGCGGCTCTTGGTGCGCCGGCAAATGCTGCCGGCAATGCCTTGCCGCTGACCGCCGCGGATGCGCGTCATCTGCAATATACGCCAGTGCCAAGCAGTCTACCGACGTCTGCCGCGTACTCTTCCATCAATACGCCAACTAATTCAGCCGCCACCTCCGCGGCGGTGGATGTCCCTGCATCATCAAAAGACTTTGTTAATAGAGTTTGGCCAAATGCGGTGGAAGCGTCGCGGTCGACCGGAATTCCCCCTCAGTTCCTGGTTGCCCAGGCTGCACTTGAGAGCGCCTGGGGGCGCAGCGAGATACGTAGAAGCGACGGTTCGACCAGTTACAACCTCTTTGGCATCAAGGCCGGCAAGAACTGGAATGGGGCAACGGTCGATGCGGTAACGACCGAGTATGTCGATGGTCAGGCGCAGCAGAAGATCGAAAAGTTTCGTGCTTACGGCTCATACGATGAAGCATTCCGCGATTACGCATCCTTGCTGCGCAGCAATCCGCGTTACAGCGGCGTGATCGGCTCGCAGGATGGCGCGGAGTTTGCTAAAGGATTACAGAAGGCCGGATATGCAACCGATCCGGCTTACGCCGAAAAACTGAGCCGGATCATTAATGGTCCTACCTTGCGTATGGCATTGGTTGGTTAG
- the flgK gene encoding flagellar hook-associated protein FlgK has product MGGLISIAVTGINAAQAGLLTTGNNISNLGTAGYSRQRVVQASNPTIMTGAGGIGQGTHVVTVERMYSEALTKQVLNAQTNVSSLDTYNAQISQIDNMLADKTSGLTPVVQEFFDAIQSVATNPSSASSRQSMLSAADTMVTSFQSMYSRLDELKNGVNSQISSLVTSINTYTQEIGDINQRIISASSLNGQAPNDLLDKRDQLVSKLNELVKVNVTTDTDGSYNVFVGSGQQLVVGSRVTQMAAVASSADPSRIVVGLVGAAGNVQELPESLITGGELGGFLSFRSQALDASFNQLGLMASSMALTFNSQNALGQDMLGNIAGDTGFIADFFKISQPTVTSRSSNAVGSPTVSASFDAASYNGTNFYTNLTSSDYQLSYDGSNFSLKRLSDNTAWSGASIADINTALAADPQGFSLSSTAGAFAAGDSYLIQPTRYGARQFSVDSSVAADPRLVAAAAPARASAALTNTGSTTVGSVSVGPNYSTNGLPLAISYDGTGLTGFPVGSVTVSVGGNPPVTYPITATTDTVTFTSGATYTINAANTAASPAGVSLVFSGVPATGDTFTVAANTSGVEDASNMVRLGNLQTQNTMLGGSATYQDNYAAFVNDIGNKTSASEISSSAQTTLLSQATAARESVSGVNRDEEAAKLIEYQQAYQASAKILEIASNIFDTLISLG; this is encoded by the coding sequence ATGGGCGGTTTAATCAGTATTGCGGTCACAGGAATCAATGCAGCTCAGGCTGGCTTGCTGACCACCGGCAATAATATTTCCAACCTCGGTACGGCGGGGTACTCCCGTCAGCGGGTGGTGCAGGCCTCTAATCCAACCATCATGACCGGGGCTGGCGGCATTGGTCAGGGCACGCATGTCGTGACTGTCGAGCGTATGTATAGCGAAGCATTGACCAAGCAGGTGCTGAATGCTCAGACCAACGTCAGTTCGCTTGATACCTATAATGCCCAGATTTCCCAGATCGACAATATGCTGGCGGATAAAACCTCGGGCTTGACGCCTGTGGTTCAGGAGTTCTTTGATGCCATTCAGTCGGTGGCAACCAATCCGTCTTCCGCCTCTTCGCGCCAGTCGATGCTCTCCGCTGCCGATACCATGGTGACTAGTTTTCAAAGCATGTATAGCCGCCTGGATGAATTGAAGAATGGTGTCAATTCGCAGATTTCAAGTTTGGTAACTTCCATCAATACCTATACCCAGGAAATTGGTGATATCAATCAACGCATCATTTCTGCCAGTTCGCTGAATGGACAGGCGCCGAACGACTTGCTGGACAAGCGTGATCAACTGGTTTCCAAGCTCAACGAGCTGGTCAAGGTCAATGTGACGACCGATACCGACGGCAGCTACAACGTATTTGTTGGGAGTGGCCAGCAATTGGTGGTCGGCAGTCGGGTGACCCAGATGGCTGCGGTTGCCTCCTCGGCCGATCCGTCCCGGATTGTGGTTGGACTGGTCGGTGCGGCGGGTAACGTGCAGGAACTGCCGGAGTCCTTGATTACTGGCGGGGAACTGGGGGGATTCCTGAGCTTTCGCTCGCAGGCGCTTGATGCCTCGTTCAATCAACTTGGCTTGATGGCGAGTTCAATGGCGCTGACCTTTAATTCCCAGAATGCCTTGGGTCAGGACATGCTAGGCAATATTGCCGGAGATACCGGCTTCATCGCCGATTTCTTCAAGATCAGCCAGCCAACTGTAACTTCCCGCTCCAGTAACGCGGTTGGTAGTCCGACAGTTTCTGCTAGTTTCGATGCGGCTTCCTATAACGGAACGAATTTCTACACAAACCTGACCTCCAGCGACTATCAGCTTTCTTATGATGGCAGCAATTTTTCATTGAAGCGTCTCTCTGATAACACTGCCTGGTCCGGAGCCTCAATCGCCGATATCAATACCGCTTTGGCGGCTGATCCCCAAGGCTTCAGCTTGAGTTCAACCGCCGGCGCTTTCGCTGCCGGTGATAGCTATCTGATCCAGCCTACACGTTATGGTGCGCGCCAGTTTTCTGTTGATAGCAGTGTTGCTGCTGATCCCCGACTGGTTGCAGCGGCCGCCCCTGCAAGAGCTTCCGCCGCATTGACCAATACAGGAAGTACTACGGTAGGTTCAGTCAGTGTCGGCCCCAATTATTCGACAAATGGCTTGCCACTGGCGATCAGCTATGACGGAACCGGTTTGACCGGCTTCCCGGTGGGGTCGGTAACGGTATCAGTCGGTGGTAATCCGCCTGTGACTTATCCGATTACGGCGACAACCGATACGGTTACTTTTACTTCGGGGGCCACCTACACAATCAATGCAGCCAATACGGCAGCTTCGCCGGCAGGAGTGTCGCTGGTGTTTTCCGGTGTGCCGGCTACCGGAGACACGTTCACCGTTGCTGCAAATACCAGTGGCGTTGAAGATGCCAGCAATATGGTCCGCCTTGGCAATTTGCAGACCCAGAATACGATGTTGGGTGGCTCGGCAACCTATCAGGATAACTACGCCGCTTTTGTTAACGATATTGGCAACAAGACTTCAGCCTCCGAGATTTCTTCATCTGCCCAGACTACTTTGCTGTCGCAGGCTACTGCTGCGCGTGAATCGGTTTCCGGAGTCAATCGTGACGAAGAGGCGGCTAAATTGATCGAGTATCAGCAGGCGTATCAGGCCTCTGCGAAAATTCTCGAAATTGCCTCCAATATTTTTGACACCTTGATCTCACTTGGGTAA
- the flgL gene encoding flagellar hook-associated protein FlgL has protein sequence MSMRISTQQLYNGGTSGIQRLQSEVYTLQNQVDTGRRIVTPKDDPVGAAQVLVVTQTQAVNELYIKNQQTATTKLGALDNVLGGVGDELKNIYDNALAAGNGSYSDSERAAVASELAERLKNLVSLANSQDGTGRYIFSGFQSTTTPFALSANASPYSLSNGYMNYSGDDGVQTLQVSASQNLETSVPGSEVFMRVKDAAGNVTGRSMFDAVQNMVNFLKTPGASASSATYTQALGDITASMDNVLTVRAAVGSKLSSLETISNMAADQKLQYKEQLSNLEDLDYASALTSVSQKKLQLDAAMASFTLTSKLSLFDYI, from the coding sequence ATGAGCATGAGAATTAGCACCCAACAACTCTATAACGGTGGAACCAGTGGTATCCAGCGTCTGCAGAGCGAGGTTTACACCTTGCAGAATCAGGTGGATACCGGACGGCGGATCGTGACGCCCAAGGACGACCCGGTTGGTGCGGCGCAGGTTCTGGTGGTGACGCAGACCCAAGCGGTTAACGAGTTGTATATCAAGAACCAACAGACGGCTACCACCAAGCTCGGGGCGCTTGATAACGTATTGGGTGGGGTTGGTGATGAGCTGAAAAACATTTACGACAATGCTCTGGCGGCAGGTAATGGCAGCTACTCCGACTCCGAGCGAGCGGCAGTGGCGAGCGAACTTGCCGAGCGGCTAAAAAATCTGGTGTCTCTCGCCAACTCGCAGGACGGAACCGGACGCTACATATTTTCCGGCTTTCAATCAACGACTACGCCATTCGCCTTGAGTGCAAATGCTTCACCCTATTCGTTGAGTAATGGTTACATGAATTACAGCGGTGACGATGGTGTTCAAACCTTGCAGGTCAGTGCCAGCCAGAATCTGGAAACCAGCGTGCCGGGGAGCGAGGTCTTCATGCGTGTCAAGGATGCTGCTGGCAATGTGACCGGACGAAGCATGTTTGATGCGGTCCAGAATATGGTGAACTTTCTCAAGACTCCGGGGGCAAGTGCTTCCTCTGCGACCTACACCCAGGCGCTCGGTGATATCACAGCTTCGATGGACAATGTTTTGACTGTTCGTGCCGCGGTCGGCTCGAAACTCTCCTCCCTTGAGACTATTTCGAACATGGCTGCGGATCAAAAGCTTCAATACAAAGAACAACTTTCCAATCTTGAAGATCTTGATTACGCCTCGGCACTTACCAGTGTGTCACAAAAGAAACTCCAGCTCGATGCGGCCATGGCATCATTTACGCTGACTTCCAAGCTCAGTCTTTTTGATTACATATGA
- the fliR gene encoding flagellar biosynthetic protein FliR, producing the protein MISLTSIQLDTWIAAFIYPLARILAFIAAAPLWSTAGIPRRTRLVLGISIAVAIAPGLPAMPTVQPASLFGLWILVQQVLIGMGMGFAAKIVFSAVDFAGEFIGAQMGLGFATSYDPLNSSQTAVITEFMSLLSLLMFLSLNGHLLYVGTLAQSFTAIPVSALPLAAESWLNLAELGGKIFSAGLLLALPIVVALMITNVALAVLTRAAPQLNIFALGFPLTLSIGFVGLAISLNYLAEPLQALFEFGMSAMLGFAVPSH; encoded by the coding sequence ATGATCAGCCTGACCTCAATTCAGCTCGATACGTGGATTGCCGCCTTCATTTATCCACTGGCTCGCATCCTTGCCTTTATCGCTGCGGCCCCGCTCTGGAGTACGGCAGGCATTCCTCGCCGTACTCGCCTGGTGCTCGGCATCAGTATCGCTGTTGCAATCGCACCAGGACTCCCGGCGATGCCGACGGTACAGCCGGCATCCTTGTTCGGACTATGGATTCTGGTTCAGCAGGTTCTGATCGGAATGGGAATGGGCTTTGCTGCAAAGATCGTATTCAGTGCAGTAGATTTTGCCGGGGAATTCATCGGCGCCCAGATGGGTCTGGGATTTGCTACCTCCTACGACCCGCTCAACTCATCACAAACTGCGGTGATCACTGAATTCATGAGTCTTCTCTCCCTGCTCATGTTTCTCTCGCTGAATGGCCACCTGCTCTATGTCGGCACCTTGGCTCAAAGTTTTACAGCCATTCCGGTCAGCGCACTGCCACTCGCAGCCGAAAGCTGGCTCAACCTCGCCGAACTGGGCGGCAAGATATTTTCTGCCGGGCTTCTGCTGGCCCTGCCGATCGTCGTTGCATTGATGATTACCAACGTCGCCCTGGCTGTGCTGACACGGGCAGCACCACAGTTGAACATCTTCGCTTTGGGCTTCCCCCTGACCCTCAGCATCGGTTTCGTCGGATTGGCGATCAGCCTCAATTACCTTGCCGAACCGCTCCAGGCTCTCTTCGAATTCGGCATGAGTGCCATGCTCGGTTTCGCGGTTCCCTCACACTAA
- the fliQ gene encoding flagellar biosynthesis protein FliQ, which translates to MTPGTVMEIGRQAIEVTLTIAAPMLLAALVVGLIVSIFQAATQLNEATLQFVPKLVVMFLVLLLVGPWMLQYLMDYIQRLFESIPQLIG; encoded by the coding sequence ATGACCCCCGGCACCGTCATGGAAATCGGCCGCCAGGCCATCGAAGTCACGCTGACCATTGCCGCCCCGATGCTTCTGGCAGCTTTGGTAGTCGGCCTGATCGTCAGCATCTTCCAGGCCGCCACTCAATTGAACGAAGCAACACTGCAGTTCGTTCCCAAGCTGGTCGTGATGTTTCTCGTCCTGCTTCTGGTCGGTCCCTGGATGCTGCAATACCTGATGGACTATATCCAGCGCCTGTTCGAGAGCATTCCACAACTGATCGGCTGA